The Candidatus Eremiobacterota bacterium nucleotide sequence CTCCGGTTCGCTTCACCTTCAGAGTCTTCGGAGGAATTTGCGAGCTAATTTCGGCCTGCGCCTCCGAGCCGTCGAAAAGCAACTGCAGCGTTACTGGTGCGTGATCGCGGTCCCCTTGGACGACGTACTGGACCGGTTCGTCGGCGCGATAGACGACCAGTGTAGGATCGCCGGAATCGCTCTGCTGCGGCGTCGAAATCGCGACGTGCTGCGGCCTTACCGGTGCCCGCACGCTGATCGCTGCAATCTCCGGATGGATCACGAAGAAGATCGGAAACGCGATCATGCACGCGAAGGCGATCACGAAGAGCCCGACGATGGGATAGAACGTGCGCAGCTTGAAGTCTTTGTACTCGACGGCCAGCGCCTCTTGATTCGGGGCATTGCTGACAGCGAGCTGACGCGTTGCCTGCAAGTACACCGCCGCACACAGAAAGACCAAGCCTGCGACCACGTAGACGATGACGTAGAACTGCGTACCTGCACCCATCCGGAGTCCCCCTGCCGGTTTGCCGTGCAATTCCGCACGCGTCGCGCACTTGAAAGGTCGGGCACGGCCGTGCCGCTAGACCCTTGCTCGTACCGGGGCAAGCGACCTCCCTGGCGGGAGCCCCGGCGAGGACCGCTGCGGAGCCGCCACCGCCGGCAGCCCGGGTCCGGTCGCTCTGACGGCGCAAATGGCGGGCGGAGGACGCACCATGCGCTCCGGCCGCAAAGCCTGACTACGGCGCGTTTCGGCTGCGGCTCTCCACGGCCGACGTCGAAGCGAGGGCGAGAGCGACCAAATGCGCCCTGGATCGCGACCCGAATTTCCGGTACAAAGACAGCACGTAGCGCTCGACGTTAGGACGGCTGCGACCATGACGCACGCAATTTCCTTGCTCTGCAGTCCCTGCGCGAGCAGCGCGATGACGCGCCGTTCGGAAGCCGACAACCTAAAGGAGGTCCGCACCGCGTCGCCCGCGGCTTCATGACCCACGACCGCGTAAGGGCTTTGAAGCGGCTGGGCCGCGAGAGAGTGGCGAGTGCGCTCCAACGATGCGAACATTTGTTCGATGCGCGCGAGTTTAGTCGCGATGCAACGATTTGTACGCGCTTCTGTTGCCGTGGGGTGACGTGTGGTTTATAGTGGCATGAGATGGAGCGTTGTGGGACGCGGTGGTGATCCCTGTGTCGGATCGTCCGCTGTTCACGGGGTCGGTCGAGCACAGCCTTGACGACAAGGGCCGCCTCGTCGTGCCTTCGCGCTTCCGCGAACGGCTCGGCGCCGGCTTCTTCCTGACCATCGCCGAGCCCGACGGCTGCCTGGCGCTCTACCCCGCCGCGGCCTGGAGCGACGTCGTCGCCAAGCTCGACGCCGCCCCAACCAAGGACGCGCGCTACCGCGCCTTCGTCCGCCACCTGTTCGCGCACACCGAAGAAGTCAGCTGCGACAACCAGGGCCGGGTGATCGTCCCGGGGCCGCTGCGCGCCTGGGCCGAGATCGAGAAAGACGTCGTCTCGATCGGCTCGATGCTGCGGGTCGAGGTCTGGGCCAAGGACCGCTACGAGCGCCACGTCCGCGAGCGCGGCGAGCTCCCCGACTTCACGTCGGAGCTGGGGCTGTTTTGATTGTCCTCGCACATCCCCGCGCTGGCGGGGCCGACGATCGAGCTGCTGGCCCCGCGCCGCGCCGGCACGTACGTCGACGCGACCTTCGGGGCGGGTGGGCACTCCTCGCTGATCCTGGAGCGCATCGGTGCCTCGGGCCGGCTGATCGCGTTCGACGCGGACCCTGCGGCGGGCGCGCGCGCGATCGCCGACCCGCGCTTTGTCCTGGTCCGAGCGAACTTTCGCGAGCTGGCGGAACGGCTGGATGCGCTGGGGATCGCTTCGGTCGACGGTGTCCTGTTCGACTTGGGGGTGAGCTCGATGCAGCTCGATGAGGCCGAGCGCGGCTTCTCGTTCCGGAGCGCCGCGCCGCTCGACATGCGGATGGACCCCACCCGCGGCGAGTCGGCCGCCGACTTCCTCGCTTCGCACGACGAGCATGAGATCGCCGACGTGATCTACCGCTACGGCGAGGAGAAGCGCTCGCGCCGGATCGCGCGCTCGATCGTCGCGCTGCGCGAGGCCGGCACGCCGGTGCGCGACACCGCCGACCTTGCCGCCGTCGTCGCGCGCGCGGTGCGCGCGCCCGGCCATGCGCGCATTCACCCCGCGACGCGCACGTTTCAAGCGCTGCGCATTCACGTCAACGACGAGCTCGGCGCGTTGCGCGCCGGGCTCGACGCCGCCCTGGCACGGACCACTCCCGGCGGACGGATCGCCGTCATCAGCTTCCACTCGCTCGAGGACCGCATCGTGAAGCACACCTTCCGCGAGGATCCGCGCGCGCGCGCGGTGACGCGCAAGCCCGTCGTCGCCGGCGAGGACGAGCTGGCGTCGAACCCGCGCGCGCGCAGCGCGAAGCTTCGTGCCGCCGAGCGCGTCGACGGTGCTGTGTTCCACGAGCTCCGCCGAGGGGAACACCTGTGATCGCCCCGCAGCGCGTCGCGCCGTACGACGAGCGCCCACCGCGCACCGCTCCCGAGCTGCGCCGTATCGACCGCGTCCGGCACGCGACGAAGCGCCGTACCCGGCGCGCGCGCCGCCGCCTGCACCGCCCGCTCTTCGCCGTCGTGATGCTCACGCTGGCGGTGCTCGTTCCGCTGCTCGCGTACGTGGCGCTGACCGCCAGCCTCACCTCGCTCAACTACGCGCTCGCGCGCGAGGAACACCAGCGCACCGCGCTGGTCGACGAGACGCAGCGGCTCGACGACCGTCTCGCTCGGCTGCAGTCGCCGGACCGTCTCGCCGCGCTCGCCGCGCAGTTGAAGCTGCACGACCCGCACGTCTACGCCGTCGTGCGCGTCCCCGAACCGAAGCAGCCGCAGCCGAAACCGACCGGCCTCGCGCTGCTCGGCGCCTGGTTCGGCGCGCCGAATCGTTAGCGAGCGCGGTGTTTCGACACGATCTCGCCCGTAAAGGGACGCGCCACGTGCGGCGCTCGGTCCGCGTCGGGTCGCGAAGCGATACGACATAATGGCGGCGCGTGCGTTCGCCCGCGTCGCACCCGTGCGGGCCAAGGTTTCGCTGGTCGTGCTGGTCGCGCTCGCGATGCTGTTGGCGGCGCGGCTCGGCGACGTGCAGATCCGTCAGGGCCCCACGCTCGCGCACCGCGCGCTGCTGCAACACGACGCGACGCTCGTCTCGTTCGCGCGGCGCGGCGCGATTCTCGACCGCGACGGCAACGTGCTGGTGCGCTCGCTGCCCTCCGAGTCGGTCTACGCCGTCCCCGCCGAAGTGAGCGATCCGCACGGCATCGCATTGAAGCTGGCGGCGCTGCTGCGCCGGCCGCCGAGCGCGCTCGAGAGCGACCTGCGCTCGAAGAGCGAGTTCATCTGGCTCGCGCGCAAGGTCTCGCACGACGTCGCCGAGCGCATCCACGCGCTCGGGATCGCCGGGATCGACACGAAAGGCGAAGAGACCGGACGCCGCTTCGTCGCTTCGGGACGACTCGCTTCGACCGTCGTCGGCTTCACCGGAACCGACGAGAACGGGCTCGACGGTTTGGAGTACTCGTTCGACAAGCTGCTCGGCGGCAAGCCGGGCCGCATGCGCGTCGAAGCCGATCAGTTCGGCCGCGCGATCCCGTTCGGCCGGACGCAGGTCGTCGAGCGCGCCGTCGCCGGCAAGACCGTCGTCACCACGCTCGATCCGTATCTTCAGTTCGAGGCGGAACGGCTGCTGCGCGCGGCGATGAAGAAGTGGAGCGCGCGCAGCGCGACCGCGATCGTGATGGACCCGTGGACCGGCGAGCTGCTCGCGGTCGCGAACATGCCCGACTTCGATCCTACGCGTTGGAATGCGTCCTCGCCGGACGCGTGGCGCGACCGCGCGATCAGCGACGCCTACGAGCCCGGTTCGACGTTCAAGCTGATCACCGCCGCCGCGGCGCTCGAGAGCGGACGGTTCACCACCGCTTCGCGGTTCCCGGCGCGCGACGCGCTCGAGGTCGGCGGGCGCACCATCCACAACGCCGAGGACGGGATGATGGCGGCCAACCTGGGCAGCGAGTCGATCGAAGAGATCATCGCGTACTCGCACAACGTCGGCGCCGCCGAGATCGGGCTCGCCACCGGCAAGGCGGCGATGTACCGCACGATCCGCAAGTTCGGCTTCGGCGATCCGACGCAGGTCGAGCTGCCGGGCGAAAACCCCGGCATCGTGATCGAGCCGGACGACTTCAGCGGCTCGACGCTGGCCACGATCGCGTTCGGCCACAGCATCTCGACGACGCCGCTGGCGCTCGTCCGCGCGTACGCGGCGATCGCGAACGGCGGGCTGCTGCTGCGCCCGCGGATCGTGAGCGCGCTCGAGGACGCCGACGGCAAGCTGATCTACCGCTACGGCCGCGAGGTCGAGCGCCGCGCGATCAAAGCCTCGACCGCCGCGACCTTGCGCCGTTTCTTGCGCGCGGTCGTGCTGCGCGGCACCGGCAACCCGACCGCCAAGGTCGCGGGCTACACGACAGCCGGGAAGACCGGGACCGCGCAGGTCGTCGAGAACGGCAGCTACCTGCCCGGCGCCTACGTCGCCTCGTTCATCGGCATGATCCCGGCCGAGCGCCCGCGGTACGTCATCCTGGTGAAGGTCGAGCGCCCGCGCGGCTCGATCTACGGCTCGCAGGTCGCCGCGCCCGTCTTCGCCGACCTCGCCCGCGCGGCGATGCTCCACGCCGGAATCATGCCCGCCGCGAGCGCGCGCTTGGTACGCGGCAAGGGCGCGGCGAAGGGCGTGCGCTGATGCGAGAGACTGCCCGCCTCGTGGCGACGCTCGAGGGCGCGCGCGTCGCCGGCTCGCTCCCGCCGTCGCTCGACGCGATCGCCACCGACTCGCGCGCGGTTCGGCCGGGGACGCTGTTCGTCGCGCTGCGCGGCGAGCGCACCGACGGCCACCACTTCGTCGCCGACGCGATCGCCCGCGGCGCCTCGGTCGTCGTCGTCGAGCACGCGGTCAGCGCGACCGCTCACGCCAGCGTGAGCTTGTCGAAGGGGCCGGCAAACGTCGCCGTCGTCGCGGTCCCCGACACCCGGATCGCCGCGTCGGCGCTGGCCGATGCGTTCCACGACCATCCCTCGCAAGCGCTGATCGTCGTCGGCGTCACCGGCACGAACGGCAAGACGACCACGACGCACCTCGTGCGCGACGTGCTGGCAACGGCCGGGATCCCGTGCGGCGTGATCGGCACCTTGGGCGGCGAGTTTCGGGAGCACCGCTGGCCGCTGGCGAACACGACCCCGCTCGCCCTCGAGCTGCACGGATTGCTCGCCGCGCAGCGCGCGGCCGGCGCGAAAGCGGTCGCGATGGAAGTCTCCTCGCACGCGCTCGCGCTGCACCGCGCCGACCACGTGCGCTTCCGCGCCGCCGCG carries:
- the mraZ gene encoding division/cell wall cluster transcriptional repressor MraZ, whose protein sequence is MSDRPLFTGSVEHSLDDKGRLVVPSRFRERLGAGFFLTIAEPDGCLALYPAAAWSDVVAKLDAAPTKDARYRAFVRHLFAHTEEVSCDNQGRVIVPGPLRAWAEIEKDVVSIGSMLRVEVWAKDRYERHVRERGELPDFTSELGLF
- the rsmH gene encoding 16S rRNA (cytosine(1402)-N(4))-methyltransferase RsmH — encoded protein: MSSHIPALAGPTIELLAPRRAGTYVDATFGAGGHSSLILERIGASGRLIAFDADPAAGARAIADPRFVLVRANFRELAERLDALGIASVDGVLFDLGVSSMQLDEAERGFSFRSAAPLDMRMDPTRGESAADFLASHDEHEIADVIYRYGEEKRSRRIARSIVALREAGTPVRDTADLAAVVARAVRAPGHARIHPATRTFQALRIHVNDELGALRAGLDAALARTTPGGRIAVISFHSLEDRIVKHTFREDPRARAVTRKPVVAGEDELASNPRARSAKLRAAERVDGAVFHELRRGEHL
- a CDS encoding penicillin-binding protein 2, whose amino-acid sequence is MAARAFARVAPVRAKVSLVVLVALAMLLAARLGDVQIRQGPTLAHRALLQHDATLVSFARRGAILDRDGNVLVRSLPSESVYAVPAEVSDPHGIALKLAALLRRPPSALESDLRSKSEFIWLARKVSHDVAERIHALGIAGIDTKGEETGRRFVASGRLASTVVGFTGTDENGLDGLEYSFDKLLGGKPGRMRVEADQFGRAIPFGRTQVVERAVAGKTVVTTLDPYLQFEAERLLRAAMKKWSARSATAIVMDPWTGELLAVANMPDFDPTRWNASSPDAWRDRAISDAYEPGSTFKLITAAAALESGRFTTASRFPARDALEVGGRTIHNAEDGMMAANLGSESIEEIIAYSHNVGAAEIGLATGKAAMYRTIRKFGFGDPTQVELPGENPGIVIEPDDFSGSTLATIAFGHSISTTPLALVRAYAAIANGGLLLRPRIVSALEDADGKLIYRYGREVERRAIKASTAATLRRFLRAVVLRGTGNPTAKVAGYTTAGKTGTAQVVENGSYLPGAYVASFIGMIPAERPRYVILVKVERPRGSIYGSQVAAPVFADLARAAMLHAGIMPAASARLVRGKGAAKGVR